The Gloeomargarita sp. SRBZ-1_bins_9 genome window below encodes:
- a CDS encoding alpha/beta fold hydrolase: protein MDYLWRGHRIRYQVAGADQGGMPLVLVHGFGASGDHWRRNLPVLGEQHPTYALDLLGFGGSAKPAVAYTFELWGELVADFIQQVVQRPAAVAGNSIGGIVALQAAVLAPAWVMRVALLNPSLRLLHRRKRHLLPWYRRWGAVALQQLLGWEPFGRWFFHRLARPSVIRQILTQAYARQEAITDELVELLYRPSQDPSAVGVFLAFVRYSDGPLLEDLLPQVRCPVWLIWGEADPWEPIAQGRALAEQFPTIERFISLPAVGHCPQDEAPELVNPLLREWLGA from the coding sequence ATGGATTATTTGTGGCGAGGCCACCGGATTCGTTACCAGGTGGCGGGGGCGGATCAGGGGGGGATGCCGCTGGTGTTGGTCCATGGGTTTGGGGCGTCCGGTGACCATTGGCGGCGCAATCTGCCGGTTTTGGGGGAGCAGCATCCAACTTATGCCCTGGACCTGTTGGGGTTTGGGGGGTCGGCTAAACCGGCGGTGGCCTACACGTTTGAGTTGTGGGGAGAGCTGGTGGCGGATTTTATTCAGCAGGTGGTGCAGCGGCCGGCGGCGGTGGCGGGCAATTCCATCGGCGGGATTGTAGCCCTGCAGGCAGCGGTGCTGGCCCCAGCATGGGTGATGCGGGTGGCCCTGTTGAACCCCTCCCTACGGTTGCTGCACCGGCGCAAACGGCATCTGTTGCCCTGGTACCGGCGTTGGGGAGCGGTAGCTTTGCAACAACTCCTGGGTTGGGAACCCTTCGGGCGGTGGTTTTTTCACCGGTTGGCGCGCCCGTCGGTGATCCGCCAGATTTTAACCCAAGCCTACGCCCGCCAGGAGGCCATCACCGATGAACTGGTGGAGTTGCTGTACCGACCATCCCAGGACCCCAGCGCGGTGGGGGTGTTTCTGGCCTTTGTGCGCTATAGCGACGGACCGCTGCTGGAGGACTTGTTGCCCCAGGTGCGCTGCCCAGTGTGGTTGATATGGGGAGAAGCCGACCCTTGGGAACCGATAGCCCAGGGACGAGCCTTGGCAGAACAGTTCCCCACCATTGAGCGCTTTATCTCCCTACCTGCTGTAGGCCATTGCCCCCAGGACGAAGCGCCAGAGCTGGTCAACCCCCTGCTGCGGGAGTGGCTAGGAGCCTAG
- a CDS encoding late competence development ComFB family protein: MSGSRVGKPFPQALALQVPVMYKAVVNLNEQWIVSEIEAVLDSYPHHPYQQAFAIPELRQELVVYVLNHLPQAGMYVTQDQVWQQRQPCTARRLEIEKLVHQGIQDIFQQRSDWISHHIPQVVEAGREPSHWFG; encoded by the coding sequence GTGTCAGGATCGAGGGTAGGGAAGCCCTTTCCCCAAGCCCTTGCGTTGCAGGTGCCGGTCATGTATAAGGCAGTGGTCAACCTGAATGAGCAGTGGATCGTCAGTGAAATCGAGGCGGTGTTGGATAGCTATCCCCATCACCCCTACCAACAGGCCTTTGCCATTCCCGAATTGCGCCAGGAATTGGTGGTGTACGTGCTCAACCATTTGCCCCAGGCGGGGATGTACGTCACCCAGGACCAGGTGTGGCAGCAGCGCCAACCCTGTACCGCCCGGCGGTTGGAGATTGAAAAGCTGGTGCACCAGGGCATCCAGGACATTTTCCAACAGCGCAGCGACTGGATCAGCCATCACATTCCCCAGGTGGTGGAAGCCGGGCGGGAGCCGTCCCACTGGTTCGGTTAA
- a CDS encoding bifunctional (p)ppGpp synthetase/guanosine-3',5'-bis(diphosphate) 3'-pyrophosphohydrolase, producing MDAVVAATQTAACPHWLEELNRNPTPDSLLMTKAFEFAERLHRGQKRKSGEDYIVHPVAVATLLWELGGDAQMVAAGFLHDVLEDTQVTAETLMQEFGPEVTRLVEGVTKLSKFSFSSKTERQAESFRRMFVAMAQDIRVIVVKLADRLHNMRTLEYLEPEAQRRIAQETLDIFAPLANRLGIWRFKWELEDLAFKYLEPEAYRQMQQYVMEKRADREAQIEQVISQLGGKLRDAGIDYIEITGRPKHLYGIYQKMRRQQKEFHEIMDVAGVRIIVNTVDECYRALAVVHNAFRPVPGRFKDYIGLPKPNNYQSLHTVVIGPRGKPLEVQIRTLAMHYVAEYGIAAHWKYKEAGSGAKLTRVEERFTWLRQLLEWQQDLKDAQEYVDNIKDNFFDQEVYVFTPKGDVVDLTAGATPVDFAYRIHTEVGHHCWGARVNGRLVPLHTPLKNGDIVEILTRENARPSLDWLNFVVTNTARNRIRQWYKKLNREDHIAQGKALLEAELGRTGLDNLLKSDVMLQVAQRCNYHQVEDLLAALGYGEISLNQVISRWQEVIKQQTQAEELTSPEAPLGTKPAPAGEIASLQGLAHHLAQCCQPIPGEPIVGVVTLGGRGISIHRQDCPNLKPIPVERLLPVSWDGVEDRRQTYPVVIQVTVIDRVGVLRDLLSRLSDQRINVSDVRMTTHADQTAVITLRLDVLNLEQLQTALSHVRKMSDVLHLQRLGQG from the coding sequence GTGGATGCGGTCGTAGCGGCTACCCAGACGGCGGCATGTCCTCATTGGTTAGAAGAACTTAACCGGAATCCCACGCCGGACTCCCTCCTGATGACCAAGGCCTTTGAATTTGCTGAGCGGCTGCATCGCGGGCAAAAACGCAAGTCTGGCGAAGACTATATTGTGCATCCGGTGGCGGTGGCAACCCTGCTGTGGGAATTGGGAGGAGACGCCCAAATGGTGGCTGCCGGTTTTTTGCACGATGTCCTGGAAGATACCCAGGTGACGGCAGAAACCCTGATGCAAGAATTTGGCCCAGAGGTCACCCGCCTGGTGGAAGGGGTTACCAAGCTCTCTAAATTTAGTTTTTCCAGCAAAACGGAACGGCAGGCGGAAAGCTTCCGGCGCATGTTTGTGGCCATGGCCCAGGATATCCGCGTGATTGTGGTGAAACTGGCTGACCGCCTGCACAATATGCGCACCTTAGAATACCTGGAACCGGAGGCCCAGCGCCGCATTGCCCAGGAAACACTGGATATTTTTGCCCCCTTGGCCAACCGGTTGGGGATTTGGCGCTTCAAGTGGGAACTGGAGGATTTGGCGTTTAAGTATTTAGAGCCGGAGGCCTACCGGCAAATGCAGCAGTATGTGATGGAAAAACGGGCGGACCGGGAGGCGCAAATCGAGCAGGTAATTAGTCAATTAGGGGGTAAGTTGCGGGATGCGGGCATTGACTACATCGAAATCACCGGACGCCCTAAACATCTCTACGGCATTTACCAAAAAATGCGCCGCCAGCAAAAGGAATTCCACGAGATTATGGACGTGGCGGGGGTGCGGATTATTGTCAATACGGTGGACGAATGCTACCGGGCGCTGGCGGTGGTCCACAATGCCTTTCGGCCGGTGCCGGGGCGCTTTAAGGACTATATCGGCCTGCCCAAACCCAACAACTACCAGTCGTTGCACACGGTGGTGATTGGACCGCGGGGCAAGCCCCTGGAAGTACAAATCCGCACCCTGGCGATGCACTACGTAGCGGAGTACGGGATTGCCGCCCATTGGAAATACAAGGAAGCCGGCAGTGGCGCCAAATTAACCCGCGTGGAGGAGCGCTTTACCTGGCTGCGGCAGTTGCTGGAATGGCAACAGGATTTGAAGGACGCCCAGGAGTACGTGGACAACATCAAGGACAACTTCTTTGACCAGGAGGTGTACGTTTTTACGCCCAAGGGGGATGTGGTGGATTTGACGGCAGGGGCCACGCCGGTGGATTTCGCCTACCGGATTCACACGGAGGTGGGCCATCACTGCTGGGGCGCGCGGGTCAATGGCCGGCTAGTGCCCTTGCATACCCCTTTGAAAAACGGGGACATTGTGGAAATCCTAACCCGGGAGAACGCCCGTCCCAGCCTGGATTGGTTGAACTTTGTGGTCACCAATACAGCCCGCAACCGCATCCGCCAGTGGTACAAGAAGCTCAACCGGGAGGACCACATCGCCCAGGGCAAAGCCTTGTTGGAGGCGGAACTGGGGCGCACGGGTTTGGATAATCTGCTTAAATCGGACGTTATGCTCCAGGTGGCCCAGCGGTGCAACTACCACCAGGTGGAGGACTTACTGGCGGCTTTGGGGTATGGGGAAATCAGTTTGAATCAGGTGATCAGCCGCTGGCAGGAGGTGATCAAGCAGCAAACCCAAGCGGAGGAGCTCACCTCCCCGGAAGCACCCCTGGGAACCAAACCCGCCCCGGCCGGGGAAATCGCCAGTTTACAGGGATTGGCCCACCATTTGGCTCAATGCTGCCAACCGATTCCCGGGGAGCCGATTGTGGGGGTGGTGACCCTGGGAGGGCGGGGGATTTCCATTCATCGCCAGGACTGCCCCAACCTCAAACCCATCCCGGTGGAACGCCTCCTGCCGGTGAGTTGGGACGGGGTGGAGGACCGGCGGCAAACCTATCCGGTGGTCATCCAAGTCACGGTCATTGACCGGGTGGGGGTGTTGCGGGACCTGCTGAGCCGTTTAAGCGACCAGCGCATTAATGTCAGCGATGTGCGCATGACCACCCATGCGGACCAAACGGCGGTGATTACCCTGCGGCTGGATGTGTTGAACTTAGAGCAACTACAAACGGCCCTGAGCCATGTGCGCAAGATGAGCGATGTACTGCACCTGCAACGGCTGGGCCAGGGTTAA
- a CDS encoding DUF3493 domain-containing protein: protein MDIPEEERRRRFREELRSPYRSLRQFIYLAFGLSGAIGALVFAGDLLRGEGGWRTGVNLLLQLGLVAAMVTLGRWERRHSQRQRHRLR, encoded by the coding sequence ATGGACATACCAGAGGAGGAACGCCGACGGCGCTTCCGGGAGGAACTGCGGTCCCCCTACCGGAGCTTACGGCAGTTTATTTACCTGGCGTTTGGGTTATCGGGAGCGATCGGAGCGCTGGTGTTTGCCGGTGACCTGCTCAGGGGCGAGGGCGGTTGGCGCACGGGGGTGAACCTGCTTTTGCAACTGGGGCTGGTGGCGGCTATGGTCACCCTGGGGCGCTGGGAACGGCGTCATAGCCAGCGGCAGCGGCATCGGTTAAGATAG
- the folK gene encoding 2-amino-4-hydroxy-6-hydroxymethyldihydropteridine diphosphokinase, with amino-acid sequence MTSAIHPVIIALGSNLGDSLTILRRALQHLTDRHGLRLVRCSHWYRTPPLGPPQPDFFNGCALFDTSYSPQELLHILRETEQFFGRVRTGRWQPRTLDLDIIFYDQTVIQTPDLTIPHPEYHRRAFVLVPLAEIAPHWPDPRTGVPVATLVKQVDCTGIRIVPD; translated from the coding sequence ATGACCTCTGCCATCCATCCAGTAATTATTGCCTTGGGGAGTAACCTGGGGGATTCCTTAACCATCTTGCGCCGGGCCTTGCAGCATCTGACGGATCGGCACGGGTTACGTCTGGTGCGCTGTTCCCACTGGTATCGCACGCCGCCCCTGGGACCACCCCAACCGGATTTTTTCAACGGTTGCGCCCTGTTTGATACCAGTTATTCCCCCCAGGAACTGCTGCATATTCTCCGGGAGACGGAACAGTTTTTTGGGCGGGTCCGCACCGGTAGATGGCAACCCCGCACCCTGGATTTGGACATTATTTTTTATGACCAAACCGTGATACAAACGCCGGATTTAACCATTCCCCATCCCGAATATCACCGGCGCGCCTTTGTGTTAGTGCCCTTGGCGGAAATTGCCCCCCATTGGCCTGACCCCCGCACCGGTGTACCGGTTGCTACCTTGGTGAAACAGGTGGATTGTACCGGCATTAGGATAGTGCCAGATTAG
- the serA gene encoding phosphoglycerate dehydrogenase, with product MPRVLVTEPIDPAGIAILSQVAQVDQHHNLTPAELRACIGDYDALLVRSATKVTAEIIAAGRNLKIIGRAGVGVDNIDVAAATRQGIVVVNSPEGNTIAAAEHTIALMLALSRYIPQADQTVKRGAWNRQEFVGVEVYKKTLGIIGLGKIGSHVATIARAMGMRLLAYDPYIAKERAEQLGCTLVELDILLRESDYITLHIPKTPDTTHLINRESFKKMKPTTRIINCARGGLIDEVALVDALREGRIAGAALDVFEQEPPVNSPLLLLGKEVVLTPHLGASTLEAQSNVATDVAEQIRDVLLGLPARSAVNIPGLSPEVMTRLKPYLELAEILGNLAGQLAGGRVETLEVRLQGELAKQSSQPVVIAAIKGLLGPALQERVNYVNAAIEAKERGIRVVETRDESVRDYSGSLVVTAQGSQGGHSVAGALLGTGELRITNIDGFPISVAPTRYMLITLHQDMPGIIGKIGSLLGNLNVNIASMQVGRKLVRGDAVMVLSVDDPLPDGVVEKVLQVQGIQEAYVVNL from the coding sequence ATGCCCCGTGTTTTGGTAACCGAACCCATTGACCCGGCGGGAATTGCCATCTTGTCCCAGGTCGCCCAGGTGGATCAGCACCACAACCTGACGCCGGCGGAACTGCGGGCCTGTATTGGGGATTACGACGCCCTGTTGGTGCGGTCGGCCACCAAGGTAACCGCCGAGATTATTGCTGCCGGGCGCAACCTAAAAATCATTGGCCGGGCTGGAGTGGGGGTGGACAACATTGATGTGGCGGCGGCGACCCGTCAGGGGATTGTGGTGGTGAATTCCCCAGAGGGCAACACCATTGCGGCGGCGGAGCACACCATTGCCCTGATGTTGGCCCTGTCGCGCTATATCCCCCAGGCGGACCAGACGGTGAAAAGGGGGGCCTGGAACCGCCAGGAATTCGTGGGGGTGGAGGTCTATAAAAAAACCCTAGGCATTATCGGGCTGGGTAAAATTGGTTCCCATGTGGCCACCATTGCCCGGGCGATGGGGATGCGTCTGTTGGCCTATGACCCCTACATTGCCAAGGAGCGGGCGGAACAACTGGGCTGTACGTTGGTGGAGTTGGATATTCTCCTGCGGGAATCGGACTACATTACCCTGCACATCCCCAAAACCCCCGACACCACCCACCTCATCAACCGGGAAAGTTTCAAAAAAATGAAGCCCACCACCCGGATTATCAATTGCGCCCGGGGGGGACTGATTGACGAGGTGGCCCTGGTGGATGCCCTGCGGGAAGGGCGCATTGCCGGAGCGGCCCTAGACGTGTTTGAGCAGGAACCCCCTGTCAACAGCCCCCTGTTGCTGTTGGGCAAGGAGGTCGTCTTGACGCCGCACCTGGGGGCTTCCACCCTTGAGGCCCAGAGCAATGTGGCCACCGATGTAGCCGAGCAAATCCGGGATGTGTTACTGGGGTTACCGGCCCGGTCAGCGGTGAATATCCCCGGTCTGAGTCCTGAGGTGATGACCCGGCTCAAGCCCTATCTAGAACTGGCGGAAATTTTGGGGAATCTGGCGGGGCAACTGGCGGGGGGACGCGTCGAAACCCTGGAGGTGCGCCTGCAGGGGGAATTGGCCAAGCAGTCTAGCCAGCCGGTGGTGATTGCCGCCATTAAAGGGTTGCTGGGGCCGGCCCTGCAGGAACGGGTGAACTATGTCAATGCCGCCATCGAGGCCAAGGAGCGGGGGATTCGGGTGGTGGAAACCCGGGATGAATCGGTGCGGGATTACAGCGGGTCCTTGGTGGTCACGGCCCAGGGCAGTCAAGGGGGGCACAGTGTAGCTGGGGCCTTGCTGGGGACGGGGGAATTGCGCATCACCAACATTGATGGTTTTCCCATCAGCGTCGCCCCCACCCGTTACATGCTCATCACCCTGCACCAGGATATGCCGGGCATTATCGGTAAAATCGGCTCCCTGCTGGGTAACCTAAACGTCAACATTGCCAGTATGCAGGTGGGACGGAAGCTGGTGCGGGGCGATGCGGTGATGGTTTTGAGCGTGGACGACCCCCTGCCCGACGGGGTGGTGGAAAAAGTGCTACAGGTGCAAGGCATTCAGGAAGCCTACGTGGTGAATCTCTAG
- a CDS encoding pitrilysin family protein, translated as MTELVFPTAPIHTATLANGLQVVYHYQPTAVVALEFWVRVGSAVEPATYNGLAHALEHMVFRGSERLPAGAFDRLIEQHGGLTNAATSQDYTHYYVVTSLDHWRESLTALADTLLRPQLAAEAWEQEQAVIAEELYQAQDQPDWVGQQMLWQCCYPDHPYGRPILGTLESLARITPAVLQQFHRQYYHPGNMVVVVVGAVPWETLLTTLEEVCAIPAAPEATVPQLVLPGSMQPGYHQLYWPQAEQGRLWWVWPVPVQQDPMTAWGLDLLAAILTGGRLARLTRRLREEWGWVQEIDAGYQHQLAGGHWQLTAWLPIGVDPEQVQEVIAAEIQALQAQPVATEELHRAKRQLLHAHTFALETPQQMAQLYGYYHSIGWLAQGLQYPDRLNQLDRECLQELACRYLHPDRAVRLWIQPGEGT; from the coding sequence TTGACTGAATTGGTTTTTCCCACTGCACCGATACACACAGCGACATTAGCCAACGGACTACAGGTGGTCTATCACTATCAGCCCACGGCGGTGGTGGCCCTGGAATTCTGGGTACGGGTGGGGTCAGCGGTGGAACCGGCGACCTACAACGGCCTGGCCCATGCCCTAGAGCACATGGTGTTTCGGGGAAGTGAGCGATTGCCGGCGGGGGCCTTTGACCGGTTGATCGAACAGCATGGGGGCTTGACCAATGCGGCCACCAGTCAGGATTACACCCATTATTACGTGGTCACGTCCCTCGACCACTGGCGGGAAAGTTTGACGGCCCTGGCGGATACCCTGTTACGGCCCCAGTTGGCGGCGGAGGCCTGGGAGCAGGAACAGGCGGTGATTGCCGAGGAGTTGTACCAGGCCCAGGACCAGCCCGACTGGGTCGGCCAACAAATGCTTTGGCAATGCTGTTACCCGGACCATCCCTATGGACGACCGATTTTGGGGACGCTAGAGAGTCTGGCGCGCATTACCCCGGCGGTGTTGCAGCAGTTTCACCGGCAGTACTATCACCCCGGCAATATGGTGGTGGTGGTGGTGGGGGCCGTCCCCTGGGAAACCCTGCTCACCACCCTGGAGGAGGTCTGCGCTATCCCAGCGGCACCGGAAGCGACGGTCCCCCAATTGGTGTTACCGGGCTCGATGCAGCCTGGCTATCACCAGCTATACTGGCCCCAGGCGGAACAGGGACGGCTGTGGTGGGTGTGGCCGGTACCGGTTCAGCAGGACCCCATGACGGCCTGGGGGTTAGACCTACTGGCTGCCATTTTGACGGGGGGACGGCTGGCCCGCTTAACCCGACGCCTGCGGGAGGAATGGGGCTGGGTGCAGGAGATTGACGCCGGTTATCAGCACCAACTGGCCGGGGGACACTGGCAACTTACTGCTTGGCTGCCGATAGGGGTTGATCCGGAGCAGGTGCAGGAGGTGATCGCGGCAGAAATCCAAGCCCTACAAGCCCAACCGGTGGCCACCGAGGAATTGCATCGGGCCAAGCGGCAATTGCTCCACGCCCACACCTTCGCCCTGGAAACACCCCAGCAGATGGCCCAGTTGTATGGCTACTACCACTCCATCGGCTGGTTGGCCCAGGGCCTGCAATACCCAGACCGTTTGAACCAACTGGATCGGGAGTGCCTCCAGGAACTGGCCTGTCGTTATCTCCACCCGGACCGGGCTGTGCGGTTGTGGATCCAGCCGGGGGAAGGGACATGA
- a CDS encoding pitrilysin family protein translates to MNVELPTSGSLQGRWSRWRLANGLTLLVVDNPAADIVAARLFLRPGMLAELPHQWGLTHLLAATLTKGTQERSAQDIALTVESLGASLGTEAAPDYFVLGFKTVTADFVELLTLAAELWRLPSFPENEVVLERELTVQGLRLQQEQPFSLAYDQLRRSLYPHHPYSVSTLGTPETVQHVTAADLRAYHRQYFCPGHTVVSICGRVEPERVRDWVERCFGDWSAPSPDWQPPPVPTPTWPVAPLRTFRPTQQSIVMLGYPGPAVHSPDYAAMKLLSTYLGNGLSSRLFVELREKQGLAYDVSAFYPTRWQPAPFGVYLGTAAANTQLALMKLAAEMQRLLAAPLPEAELLTARSKLLGQYALGKQTNAQIAHLLGWYEVLGLGADYDVTFPQLIRQLTPEQLWRSAQRYLRHPWVSLVGPEGALAGID, encoded by the coding sequence ATGAACGTGGAATTGCCAACGAGTGGGTCCCTCCAGGGGCGTTGGTCCCGCTGGCGCCTGGCCAATGGCTTAACGCTGCTGGTGGTGGATAACCCGGCGGCGGATATTGTGGCGGCGCGGCTGTTTTTGCGACCGGGGATGCTGGCGGAATTGCCCCACCAGTGGGGATTGACCCATCTGCTGGCGGCCACCTTGACCAAGGGTACCCAGGAGCGTTCGGCCCAGGACATTGCCCTGACGGTGGAGTCCCTGGGGGCGAGTTTGGGGACAGAGGCAGCGCCGGATTACTTTGTCCTGGGGTTCAAGACGGTCACAGCGGATTTTGTCGAGTTGTTGACCCTGGCGGCGGAACTCTGGCGGCTGCCCAGTTTCCCGGAAAATGAGGTGGTCCTGGAGCGGGAACTGACGGTGCAGGGATTGCGCTTGCAGCAGGAGCAGCCCTTTAGCCTGGCCTATGACCAGTTACGGCGCTCCCTTTACCCCCATCATCCCTACAGCGTCAGCACTCTGGGGACACCGGAAACTGTACAGCATGTGACGGCAGCGGACCTGCGGGCCTATCACCGGCAGTACTTTTGCCCGGGCCACACGGTGGTGAGCATCTGCGGGCGGGTGGAACCGGAACGGGTGCGGGATTGGGTCGAACGCTGTTTTGGGGATTGGTCGGCGCCCTCACCGGATTGGCAACCCCCCCCTGTGCCCACGCCGACTTGGCCGGTGGCCCCCCTGCGCACGTTTCGCCCCACGCAGCAGAGTATCGTAATGCTGGGGTATCCAGGGCCGGCGGTGCATTCCCCGGATTATGCGGCCATGAAGTTGCTGAGCACCTATCTGGGCAATGGCCTATCCAGTCGGTTGTTTGTGGAGTTGCGGGAAAAGCAGGGCTTGGCCTACGACGTGTCGGCGTTTTATCCCACCCGCTGGCAACCGGCTCCCTTTGGGGTGTATTTGGGAACGGCGGCGGCGAATACCCAGTTGGCGCTGATGAAATTGGCCGCGGAGATGCAACGCCTGCTGGCTGCCCCTTTGCCGGAAGCGGAACTGCTCACGGCCCGGAGCAAGTTGCTGGGGCAGTACGCGTTGGGAAAACAAACCAATGCCCAGATTGCCCATTTGCTGGGGTGGTACGAGGTGCTGGGGTTGGGGGCCGATTACGATGTCACCTTTCCCCAGTTGATCCGGCAACTGACCCCAGAACAGCTTTGGCGGTCCGCCCAGCGTTATTTGCGGCATCCCTGGGTGTCGTTGGTGGGGCCGGAGGGTGCCCTGGCGGGTATAGATTGA
- a CDS encoding shikimate dehydrogenase codes for MITSQTRLLAVLGDPVHHSLSPLMHNAAFAHARLDACYVALPTPAAHLGDVLTALWHTQWLGLNITIPHKQRVMKYLAELTPAAQAIGAVNTLYRGTSGWCGANTDGVGFLQPLVDWSGETALVLGYGGAARAVVWGLRQRGCQAIHIFSRNPQQTVPPPAVIHPWSALEFYLPRADLLVNTTPLGMAPHSTASPLTPEQLGQLPTHAWVYDLIYTPRPTQLLRWAAARGLRTQDGLAMLVGQGAAAWGYWFGQEAPITVMTQALEQFLAQSIPARAPSGPTNDTQGCRK; via the coding sequence ATGATCACCAGTCAGACCCGTTTGCTGGCGGTGCTGGGCGACCCAGTTCACCACTCCCTCTCGCCCCTGATGCACAATGCCGCATTTGCCCACGCCCGCCTGGACGCCTGTTACGTGGCCCTACCGACACCGGCGGCCCATTTGGGGGACGTCCTGACCGCCCTGTGGCATACCCAATGGCTGGGGCTGAACATCACCATTCCCCACAAGCAGCGGGTGATGAAGTACCTGGCGGAGCTGACCCCGGCGGCCCAGGCCATCGGCGCCGTGAATACCCTGTACCGCGGGACCTCCGGTTGGTGCGGGGCCAACACCGATGGGGTGGGTTTTCTGCAACCTTTGGTGGACTGGTCGGGGGAAACGGCCCTGGTCCTGGGTTATGGGGGCGCGGCGCGGGCGGTGGTCTGGGGTTTACGCCAACGGGGCTGTCAAGCCATTCACATCTTTAGCCGCAACCCCCAGCAGACCGTCCCCCCGCCGGCTGTCATCCATCCCTGGTCGGCCTTGGAGTTCTATCTGCCCCGGGCGGATTTATTGGTCAACACCACGCCCCTAGGGATGGCCCCCCACAGCACCGCCAGCCCCCTAACTCCGGAGCAACTGGGGCAATTGCCGACCCACGCCTGGGTGTACGACCTGATTTACACGCCCCGGCCTACGCAATTACTGCGCTGGGCAGCCGCACGCGGTTTGCGCACCCAAGACGGCCTGGCGATGCTGGTGGGGCAGGGGGCCGCCGCCTGGGGCTACTGGTTCGGTCAGGAAGCCCCCATTACCGTTATGACCCAGGCCCTGGAGCAGTTTCTAGCTCAATCTATACCCGCCAGGGCACCCTCCGGCCCCACCAACGACACCCAGGGATGCCGCAAATAA